One stretch of Excalfactoria chinensis isolate bCotChi1 chromosome 2, bCotChi1.hap2, whole genome shotgun sequence DNA includes these proteins:
- the RPL7 gene encoding large ribosomal subunit protein uL30, with product MADKEAKKVPSVPESLLKRRKAYAAAKAKRLKRMLAQKKFRKAQRKIIYERAKAYHKEYRHMYRQEIRMARMARKAGNYYVPAEPKLAFVIRIRGINGVSPKVRKVLQLLRLRQIFNGTFVKLNKASINMLRIVEPYIAWGYPNLKSVHDLIYKRGYGKINRKRIALTDNSLIRRRLGKLGIICMEDVIHEIYTVGKNFKVVNNFLWPFKLSSPRGGMKKKTIHFVEGGDAGNREDQINRLIRRMN from the exons ATGGCGGACAAGGA GGCCAAGAAGGTGCCATCTGTCCCGGAAAGCCTCCTGAAGAGGCGAAAGGCTTATGCAGCTGCAAAAGCCAAACGTTTGAAGAGGATGTTGGCTCAAAAAAAG TTTCGGAAAGCGCAAAGGAAAATCATCTATGAAAGGGCCAAAGCTTACCATAAGGAGTACAGACACATGTATAGACAGGAGATCCGCATGGCCAGGATGGCCCGAAAAGCCGGTAATTACTATGTTCCAGCTGAACCCAAGCTTGCATTTGTCATCAGGATAAGAGG TATCAATGGTGTCAGCCCCAAGGTCCGGAAGGTGTTACAGCTGCTTCGCCTGCGTCAGATTTTTAATGGCACCTTTGTGAAGCTCAACAAAGCTTCTATCAACATGCTGCGGATTGTTGAGCCCTATATTGCATGGGG TTATCCCAATCTGAAGTCTGTGCATGATTTGATCTACAAGCGTGGTTATGGCAAGATCAACAGGAAGCGCATTGCTCTGACTGATAACTCCCTGATTCGGAGGCGCCTTG GAAAACTTGGCATCATCTGCATGGAAGATGTGATCCATGAAATTTACACTGTTGGCAAGAACTTCAAAGTTGTGAACAACTTCCTTTGGCCCTTCAAGTTATCCTCTCCTCGAGGtggaatgaagaagaaaacgATCCACTTTGTGGAGGGTGGAGATGCTGGTAACAGAGAAGATCAAATAAACAGACTCATAAGGAGAATGAACTAA